AATTAATccaaattttatatatgtgtCATGTATCTAACCGTGATATTGTACACAttgttagtgtatataagaATAACTCTAgatttatacattttttttttctaacttaTGGTATAGGTCCATACCCGTGTTATATCCATCCCATATTTTACTAACTATGCTTATCACTTTATTGTTGAAACTTAACATCGCACTTGTGAAGCTTACCCATAATATTCATGAAAATAAATTTAAGTTTTTTATGGACAAATAGTATGTAAATGGCTAAAactataattttataataatctTAAATTTACATACCATAATCGAGTGTATATTGCTTCTTGTTTTGAAATTTGCACTAACTTCACTATTCCTATTATTGTTATTGGTAAAAATGCTTCgatttaaaacacaataaaatcaaattttgtggcCTTTCTAATATAGTGGTTATTTTTACTCGAAAATTAGTAAATCTTGCTTACATTACACAGATTGTATGCTTTTTCAccaatataatcaaaagaacttTATACCTTgacaaaacaaatagaaaaaatgaCAACACCATGAGTATAATGGTGAGCAACTGCCATACATGTCACATTATGAGTTTAGGCATGATTTGTATAAATAATAACTAATCTAATAATTGGTTGACATGCGATGCATATGACAGGTTAGGGGATTTCAATTGCaacatgaaaatgaaaatgtgatTCTTTTTAAAGAATATCAATAGTGGTTTTCTATAAATGGAAATATATTGTAGCATATACCACTTATGCATTGAAGGAATTTGTAGTTTGAATCGTAGCAATTGAGTACCTAttgctttttagttttttaagtacctattatttatttcattacaAAGTTTAAATATTTACATTCAGATAGAGTAATGCTAATGACACTTCAATTATTGTTAACGACACTGAGTTTACCTTTATAAAAGTtggtcaagaaaatgaagtgtCAATGACAACAATTGTTAAactaaaacaattttctttcttttgggaaAATCAAACTACTTTCCCAAGTATATATttcacttttatgttttaaaaaatctcaatctgttaattaaattcacaatgttgctattataaaaaatattcctTCTCAAATTAACATGAATGAGTAGATGTAAGATATAAATGTGGTAAAATATCGCTCATACACATGTCatggattttttaaattttcaacaaACAATGATTTTGTTGTTAAAAATATAACATGGTAATCTGTTGTGGTAATTATTTTAGGATTCTTTTGTACATGAaatgaatttaatttaaattacaCAATAGATTATATGGGCATGTGAATTTTTTTATTGGTTGAGGTAATTAATATCTTTTTATTGAACCGTTAGTGGTGATtgctagtctttttttttttttttttttttagcagatTCAACGATCACAGATCATTTTCCCTTGATAAGTGATAACTAGTTCCATAATTTCTGTTGCCAAAACCAAGTTCACTTCTGGACACCCTTGCACTTGCGCACATACATGACATCGATAACCAGTATATCCTCAACGTAACAAGAAATATTTATTTCAACAGCACAACATCATTATCCATCAATGGATCAAAATTACTTTTATGTTTAAGACAGAAGATGCAGAAGGAGGGCGCAGAATAAGGAACAAGGTTCATATTTTGGCATCAGAATTTGCAGGAGTGAACTTGAGTGAAATGCTATTGACACAATGACGCTCGTCTGTTGGTGTCGGGAATCCTTCACCCTTAAACACATGACCAAGATGCCCACCACAAGCAGCACATGTAATTTCTATCCTCCTTCCATCTGGGTCAGGAGTGCGATTTATTGCTCCAGGAATGCCCTCATAGAACGCTGGCCATCCACATCCAGAGTTAAATTTAGTTGTGGACCTATACAGGGGAGTTCCACATCCTGCACAGTTGTAGACACCTTCACCATAGAACTTGTCATATTCCCCTGTACCTGGATACTCGGTCCCTTTTTGTCTGAGAATGCGGAACTGTTCAGGAGAAAGAACTGCACGCCATTCTTCCTCAGACTTCTGAACTGATCCGGGTGCAGCAGTCATGGCTACGACCCCACCTCTGATGCCTCTCTTGCTCTGATAGTGAACCGATGCCAAGTGGTGATTGCTAGTCAAGGGTGAAactacaataaaaaataaagttagTGAGAAAAGTGCAAATGGCTATGGGTTTTAGTgcttaaaacaaaacaaaaaaaggataaaatttttctttttgagttatAAAGTGTCCTTCCATGTGATAGAACTCTCTATTAAAATTTGAAACGGTTAagaattcacaaaattttttaaattttaatagtaAGTTTaacttaaagaaaaataaattttatcaacCAGGAAATTTactgaaattgtaaatttcCTATATGACTAAAACTTACTGTTTTAGGGGATGTACTTACCAATTTTCTAATAAACTTACCAACACTAATATTGATTATTTAATACGATATTggaaaaaatgctaaaaaactaaGGGGGTGCTTGGTTGGAGGGTATAGGAATCAAGAATTGGATTGAGCCCCAAAATTGTTGCTTGGCTAATGGGTAtaggttttgaaattttggaatgattCATGAAAAATTAGTCACTCTCCATACCCAAGTAGATTGGAGGGTTTTGATGAATCCCACATTTGATTccaaaatcttaaaaaaaaaaattatttttgggattttttttaaatatatactgGCTCTGTttctatatattaatatttattatttcaattttgttttataatatgtatattaatatatatttaatatatatataaatatatatatttatttcaattgatataatatatctaatatacatattaatattaatataatttatatatataataaaatataaatattaattgaaatatacatattataaaacaaaattgaaataaatatatttatatatttatataaatatattttaaacaaaaatatttatatataaatatatattatttatttcatttgatataatatatataatatacataattgaaatatacatattaatattactataatttatatatatataatatacataattgaaatatacatattaatatatattaatatacatattataaaacaaaattgaaataaatatatttataaatttatataaatatataaatcaaTACTATCAAAACTATAATAGGCTTGAATACATTAGATGGTAATCACGAAGTTAACCAGTCTCATCTAATCAGATCtaaacttgtagatctacaCTATCAGTAGCATAAATAAGAAAGATGGTAATCACGAAGTTAATAAACTATTTTTCCTAAACAGATTATAAAGGATAGTGTGAAAATTTACAAGAAAAGATCTTACCTTTTGAGAAGAATTAACTATACATGACGACCATATTTCCATCATATTAAAGATAGTAAAATAAACCTACGAGAATAGATCTAAATCTTTTGAGAAAGATTAACTATGCATGACGACCATATTTCCAAACAAAATCATAAGATTGATAGTAAAAACCCATTTTCCCTGGATCTGATCTTGTGACACTTCCCCGTCCTAGAGCATCACACCCTAAGAACCTCAACGCCCCTACAGAGCCAAATCCCTCATGGTCTTACCTGGACCGGACGTTGGCACTTACTGGATCCATGTCATTCAATCAGATCCAAAGTTGTGAAATCAATACTATCAAAACTATAATAGACTTGAATACATTAGATGGTAATCACGAAGTTAACCAGTCTCATCTAATCAGATCtaaacttgtagatctacaCTATCAGTAGCATAAATAAGAAAGATGATAATCACGAAGTTAATAAATTTCATCAGGAAGATTTAATCTTGTAGATCTACACTACCAACATCATAATGGTATactaaatataaataaatttataaatatatataaatatattttaaacaaaaatatttatatataaatatatattatttatttcaattgatataatatatataatatacataattgaaatatacatattaatattactataatttatatatataatatacataattgaaatatacatattaatatatattaatatacatattataaaacaaaattgaaataaatatatttataaatttatataaatatatataaataaatatatttatataaatatattttaaacagaaaattaatatttatatatgaatatatatatatggtggaTGAGTATGTGGGATAAGCATTTGaacgaggaagaagaaagatatgaaaagaaaaaagaaattaaaggtaAAAAATTGATTATTAAATTTTGATACCCATTCCTTACCAATATTTACCAAGCAACCCCATTTGTAATCATACCTTTGTCCAAAACCCATactaattttttgtaaatgtTTCCAATTACAATTCCGATTCCTAAACATGAACCAAGCGGCCCCTAATCTTTTGCCAAAGTTAATGGAATCCGGCAGTAGTGGATTACCCCATTGTTGTTACTATGACTTGCAATACCGTAGCATTGTCCTTTAATAAGGACACGCTGGGAGAGGAATGGGTTGGATAGTAAGAAGGGGTGAATGTAAGTAAGAGAAATCTCCTATttatatttaagaaaaaaagtTCACAGTATAATGCAAGCAGAATAGTGAAGTTAAAAATTTGCTAGAGCGGAGGATGGGATTTAAAATCATTATGAAAAATGTTATCGAGTCCATAATATTGTTATTGAAATCTTATGATACGTGTTGCAAGTAAACCAAAAGGGATGCCAAGAAAAGGTTGTATAACATCCAAATAAAGAATGGAGTGTTTATTATTAGGTGGAAATCACACTCCACTACTAATCAAAACCAGGCCGATGGTAAcgacttaaaaaaaattaagtttgaTTTGTATTTTAATCAAGAActcttttttttgttagaaGGTCAATTGTAATCCAACTAAACTACTGTGGGAGGCTCCAGACCCACAGTGACACCTATAAAAAAAggagggttattatcactttactctCTTAACATTCAGTGCCACTATCAATTTTTTCCTTAACGTTATTTTATAGTCATTTTGCCTCCAAAACTAACGATCAAATTTAATGGAGTATattaattaaagtaaaaagacatgtttagcccttaaaattattatcactttatccccttaaactataacctcattatcaatttactccatagagttttttttagacaatttatcTCACCATTAAATTAACTTAGTAAGTTAAAGAGTTTTAGAAGAAAGTACCCTCctttttgtataataaaaataataaaaaatttagagtgactcttctcctttttagtatcaagaaaaaaaagtcaaagtgctaatctctttcttcttgacaattttattaatattgaaaaaatagaaagataggGAGGGGaatgggagagagagagagagagagttcaattcttttttttaaaatacaaataagaaagaattaaatacttttattatataaaaattaattcACTTTTCTGTTTACGACCAAATTCCAATCCTAATTCCGACAACCTTAAAGTAATATGATAATGCTAgactcttctttattttctttctttgcaaaatctgATATTctgtctccttctttcctatcttcttttcttttccaaatattaataagtgtgaaaaattttttgagaaaaccattttatttttatgtttttggatctcttaaagtaaaaaaaaacgGAAGAATaaccttttcaatttttttttaattatatacaaaaaagagtaaatatattaaaatttttttgaccaTACTAGTTAGAGTAACGATGAGataaaatgcctagaaaataatgttaggaattaaAACGACTGTATCACTATAATTTtaagggataaagtgataataataataatgtgataatgctataaaataacggaatatttttgtctaaaatttctTAATATGTTGGATTGAATTACTTATAGggtgaaatgactaaaagatAATGTTAAGGGTTAAATTGATAGTAGTAATATAGTTTAAAGGGATAAAGCGataataatccaaaaaaaattaagcttGATATGTATTTTAATCAAGATTTTTGTTGGTATTTTAATGCAACTAAACTACTAGGGGAGGCACCTATTAAATCTACTAATGGAGATTTGATTGAGgccactggccatttggtccagtggtcatcaccataatggtgatgctggaggtcaggggATCAACCCCTGCCTCCCACAATTTGGCCACAATATGTGGCTGGTCTTAGTTGACCATCCCTTTGCCCCTTCCCCTAGACTAGGctagagtaggttatacaacaTCTATCGttgcgataaaaaaaaaaggatttgatTGAGGGATCTGCTTCAGAAATTTATACTCATCACCGTACCCAAGTACGGCCACGTGCTCGCAATTCTTGGAGTTGGTATTTTAAGGATGATGTTTTTACCCGATCTTCAACATCGCCAAAAACTTCTAACCATAACTAGTAAAATGCTTTCATATCAATTACGAGATTAGTTATCAATTGGGATCAATACGTTGGTTCCTTTACAATGCCAATCCCATGTTTATTATTTTGACATTCAATTAATGTCTCACTCAATAGATAAGTGAAGCATATGATCTACACATGCTTATATAGTTCATTAGAAGATGCCGTTAGAATAAAGAAACTCAAGATCCAATCTCAAGTGCCAAGCAAGACCTTGAAAGTACTTTGGAGGTATTTGAATATCAAGAActgaaataaaagaaatgaagctTCGTCATGTGGGATATCCAGAGATTCAAAGTACATAGTACAAATCACGCCAACCTATGAAGACTTCAGTACCCTTTGGAAATGGAATTGCAGACTTTATCACTCATCTCAACGGCTAGATTAATGTCCAAGATGGGCCTaatatttgttttttgttttgggaACGAGAAATTGAGACAATCCGACACACTCAAGCCTGGTTGTATGGCATGATATTGATAACATGTCCCTCTTATCTATTCTTAGACCTTCTAACTTAAGTTttaaatatatgtatacattCTCATTTGCTTTTATCCTGCGTCACATTGGCAGTTTCACTGCTAAAAATGGCTTCCATTCTCTCCCTCTGCATTTTATTCATAATGTGTATTTACCAAAGCCTTTCTTTCGCGGCTGTTGCGCCATTTCTTGATGGTATGCTTTAAATagtctttaatttttttcatataaaattgctaaattaacttttcttaggtACGAGCTAACCctggtacaattttttttttttttttttttgggtttatgCCAAATAAAGTCACTTTACCATATCATTTTTATGTCAGCACTCAGCACATGACGGAGCGAATATCAAATCTTACCTATTAATTTCACTTGACATGCAAACATGATCCACGTAAATTGTAGAAAAATCAAATGCGCAGCGTTAATTTTCTCTAACATGTTCAACATCAAGAGCAACACGAACCCgtttgaatttttgattttgaatctaATGGTGTTTGACTTGTCTTTTCGATACTTGGAAAAGGTTTTTCGCTCTGGACTTCTTTTTAATCATTGATATGAACTGACCTTCTATGTACTCTTcctctttattattattttttctgaaaaattcgAACAATGGCAGGATACAAGAACAAGGAGAAAAATTTACTCATAACTGGCAGTAGTAGTATGTTTTTCTAACCATATTCCTGTTTACATTTTGCAGGTCTACTAGAAAATGGTAACTTTGAGGAAGGGCCAAAGGTATCAAACCTTAAGAAAAGACAGATCATAGGAAAATACTCCTTGCCCAAATGGGAAATTCATGGCATAGTTGAATATGTTTCAAGTGGACCGCAACCTGGTGGTTTTTACTTCGCAATCCCTCGTGGGGCTCAGGCAGCGAGGCTTGGAAATGAGGCTTCCATATCTCAATATGTTAAGGTGAAACCTGGAGCAATGTACTCATTGACCTTTGCAGTCACCAGGACTTGTGCCCAAGATGAGAAGCTAAGGGTTTCTGTCCCTGGTTTTTCGACTGAACTCCCAATTCAAACACTGTTTAGCAGCGATGGTGGTGATACTTATGCATGGGCTGTTAAGGCAACTTCTGATGTTTTCAAGGTTACATTTCATAATCCTGGaattcaagaggatcctaccgGTGGACCTCTTCTGGATGCAATtgcaatcaaggagatacttcCTCTCAGATACACTAAGGGTAAGTCCTCTTCcaaatttggaatttttttccAATATCATCTGCCTCCCAGATCTTTAAGCAGATTTGTGAAAGCTCGATATTGGCCAGTACAAGAAAAATGTTAATGGCACACACTTATCTGTTAATGATACTCCTCTTGACTTTTCTAATGGCAGTTGtaaattcaaagaaaaacaTGGCAATTTTTATCTGATTCACATGGCAaaaggttgaaaaaaaaaagggtgccGTTCACAGAGAAAGGAGTGCCATTAACATTTATCCCAAAATAATTGTCTGAATTGTTGGGCAATCGTCGTAAGTTGATCACAACCCAACTGcctttttgttccttttatTATTGACTGTCGATATTCGTTCACGAAGACACTatctttaaaatataaatttgtagTTTCTTCTAAATATATAGTAAATGTTAACCAATGCAATGTATATTTTATAATTCATAGAAAGCTCCTAATTTGCACTGAAGCTATGCAGGTAACTTGGtcaaaaatggtgattttgaaACCGGCCCTCATGTGTTCAAGAATTTCTCAACTGGGGTGCTGCTCCTCCCTAAGAGGACGGACATCTACTCATCGCTCCCTGGATGGATTGTTGAATCCCTCAAACCAGTTAAGTATGTTGACTCGAAGCATTTCTCCGTTCCCCAGGGACTTGCAGCTATTGAATTGGTTGGAGGAATAGAAACAGCTATTGCACAAATCATAAGAACAGTACCTAACAAGTTCTACTTTCTTTCCTTCGCTTTTGGGGATGCTAGGAATGGTTGTCATGGATCAATGACGATTGAAGCTTTTGCAGCTAGgaaaaccataaaagtttcattTACATCAACTGGAATTGGTGGATCCAAGACTGCCATCCTCAAGTTTCAAGCACTTTCAAACAGAACAAGAATAACCTTTTATAGCCCAAATTATCACACAAAGCTTCATGACTATGGTCACATATGTGGTCCTGTTTTGGATGATGTTATAGTGTTTCCTCTCAAATAGTCACTGTTTGGGTGAAGATCAAACAGAGTGATCAAAAAGCAACATAGTTTTGgaagctttttcttttcttttttgttagttCATGAACAAGACAACCCAAACCCATAAACATCGATCCACGGTATGAGGGAGGGGAAGCGGGCATGAGATATAAATTGTGTAATTTATATCTCTatactattaaaaaaaatctttctagtttctAAAGTTTAGGCTTCAAATATTGCATAGGA
The Coffea arabica cultivar ET-39 chromosome 6c, Coffea Arabica ET-39 HiFi, whole genome shotgun sequence genome window above contains:
- the LOC113694030 gene encoding peptide methionine sulfoxide reductase B5; translated protein: MTAAPGSVQKSEEEWRAVLSPEQFRILRQKGTEYPGTGEYDKFYGEGVYNCAGCGTPLYRSTTKFNSGCGWPAFYEGIPGAINRTPDPDGRRIEITCAACGGHLGHVFKGEGFPTPTDERHCVNSISLKFTPANSDAKI
- the LOC113692578 gene encoding protein TEEBE-like gives rise to the protein MASILSLCILFIMCIYQSLSFAAVAPFLDGLLENGNFEEGPKVSNLKKRQIIGKYSLPKWEIHGIVEYVSSGPQPGGFYFAIPRGAQAARLGNEASISQYVKVKPGAMYSLTFAVTRTCAQDEKLRVSVPGFSTELPIQTLFSSDGGDTYAWAVKATSDVFKVTFHNPGIQEDPTGGPLLDAIAIKEILPLRYTKGNLVKNGDFETGPHVFKNFSTGVLLLPKRTDIYSSLPGWIVESLKPVKYVDSKHFSVPQGLAAIELVGGIETAIAQIIRTVPNKFYFLSFAFGDARNGCHGSMTIEAFAARKTIKVSFTSTGIGGSKTAILKFQALSNRTRITFYSPNYHTKLHDYGHICGPVLDDVIVFPLK